The following are from one region of the Myotis daubentonii chromosome 2, mMyoDau2.1, whole genome shotgun sequence genome:
- the LOC132228336 gene encoding uncharacterized protein KIAA1143 homolog encodes MSKRNQVSYVRPAEPAFLARFKERVSYREGPTVETKRIQPQLPDEDGDHSDQEDEQPQVVVLKKGDLSAEDVMKIKSEIKAAKADEEPASADGRIMYQKPVKCSPDEKYSG; translated from the coding sequence ATGAGCAAGCGCAACCAGGTGTCTTACGTGCGGCCCGCCGAGCCGGCCTTCCTGGCCCGCTTCAAGGAACGGGTCAGCTACCGGGAAGGGCCCACCGTAGAGACCAAGAGAATCCAGCCTCAGCTCCCAGATGAAGATGGTGATCACAGTGACCAAGAAGATGAACAGCCCCAAGTGGTGGTTTTAAAAAAGGGAGACCTGTCAGCTGAAGATGTCatgaaaattaaatcagaaataaaGGCTGCCAAAGCAGATGAAGAACCAGCTTCAGCTGATGGAAGAATCATGTATCAAAAACCAGTGAAGTGTTCCCCGGATGAAAAATATTCAGGTTAA